One genomic window of Indicator indicator isolate 239-I01 chromosome 11, UM_Iind_1.1, whole genome shotgun sequence includes the following:
- the PDCD6IP gene encoding programmed cell death 6-interacting protein isoform X1, with translation MTNFISVQLKKASEVDLAKPLCKFIQQSYPGGEAQAEHCRAAEELSKLRKSALGRPLDKHESALETLLRYYDQLCSIEPKFPFSENQVCVTFTWKDAFDKGSLFGGSAKLALASLGYEKTCVLFNCGALASQIAAEQNLDNDEGLKAAAKHYQFASGAFQHIKDTVLSALNREPTVDISPDTAGTLSLIMLAQAQEVFFLKATRDKMKDGIIAKLANQAADYYGDAYKQCQYKDTLPKEVFPVLAAKHCIMQANAEYHQSILAKQQKKFGEEIGRLQHAADLMKTVASRYDEYINVKDLVDKINRALMAAKKDNDFIYHDRVPDLKDLESIGKASLVKSTPIVIPLSQKFTDLFEKMVPLQVQQSLSVYNQRKADLVNRSIAQMREATNLANGVLASLNLPAAIEDVSGDTVPQSILHKSKSVIEQGGVQTIDQLIKDLPELLQRNKEILDESLRLLDEEESTDNDLRTKFKERWQRTPSSELYQPLRTEGANYHNVLNKAVQADGQVKERYQSHRDTIALLCKPEPELNAAIPSANPAKTLQGSEVVNVLRTLLANLDEVKKEREKLENDLKSVNFDMTSKFLTALAQDGVINEEGISVTELDRLYGSYTQKVQESLKKQEELLKDIQNTHQDFSKMKQSNNESNLREEVLKNLAVANDNFVELLSNLKEGTKFYNELTEILLKFQNKCSDIVFARKTERDELLKDLQQSIAREPSAPSIPLPTYQTTAAGGSKPAASSTPTPAPRTMVGTKPQPPARPPPPVISAASSPSSASVPSGTPAAPAAVPAPTPGTGAPAASTAPSQAQGPPYPTYPGYPGYCQMPMPMGYNPYMYGQYNLPYAPSPVYPNPGQAPYPPPQQPGYPFPQQPYYPQQ, from the exons atatTATGATCAGCTGTGTTCAATTGAGCCAAAGTTTCCATTCTCTGAAAATCAG GTCTGTGTAACATTTACATGGAAAGATGCTTTTGACAAAGGGTCACTTTTTGGTGGGTCTGCCAAACTAG CTCTGGCCAGTTTGGGATATGAGAAGACCTGTGTATTGTTCAACTGTGGAGCACTGGCAAGCCAGATTGCAGCAGAACAGAATCTAGATAACGATGAAGGACTAAAAGCTGCAGCTAAACACTATCAG TTTGCAAGTGGTGCTTTCCAACACATCAAAGATACGGTTTTGTCAGCTTTGAATCGAGAACCTACAGTTGACATCTCACCAGACACTGCAGGAACTCTCAGTCTGATTATGTTGGCTCAAGCTCAAGAAGTCTTCTTTTTGAAAGCTACAAGAG aTAAAATGAAAGATGGTATCATAGCTAAACTAGCTAATCAAGCTGCAGATTACTATGGTGATGCTTACAAACAATGTCAGTATAAAGATACTTTGCCCAAG gagGTGTTTCCTGTTCTGGCTGCAAAACACTGCATAATGCAGGCCAATGCAGAGTATCATCAGTCTATTCTGgcaaaacagcagaagaaatttggggaagaaattgggAGGTTACAG cATGCAGCAGATTTGATGAAAACTGTAGCATCTCGTTATGATGAGTATATAAACGTTAAAGATCTGGTTGACAAAATCAACCGTGCGCTTATGGCTGCCAAAAAAGACAATGACTTCATTTACCATGATCGGGTTCCTGACCTGAAAGATCTAGAGTCCATTGGAAAAGCCAGTCTTGTCAAGTCTACTCCAATTGTGATTCCCCTCAGTCAGAAATTCACTG ACCTGTTTGAGAAGATGGTTCCATTGCAAGTTCAGCAGTCTCTCAGTGTTTATAACCAGAGAAAGGCAGATCTAGTAAACAGATCAATAGCCCAGATGAGAGAAGCCACAAATCTGGCAAATGG TGTCTTGGCTTCCCTCAATCTTCCTGCTGCTATTGAAGACGTGTCTGGTGATACTGTTCCTCAGTCTATTTTGCACAAGTCGAAGTCTGTGATTGAACAGGGAGGAGTTCAGACTATTGATCAGTTGATCAAAGATCTGCCTGAACTGCTACAAAGGAACAAAGAAATTCTAGATGAA TCACTAAGATTATTAGATGAAGAGGAAAGTACAGACAATGACCTGCGAACAAAATTCAAGGAGCGCTGGCAGCGAACGCCGTCCAGTGAACTCTACCAGCCTTTAAGGACGG AGGGAGCCAATTACCACAATGTGTTGAATAAAGCTGTGCAGGCCGATGGGCAGGTGAAGGAGCGCTATCAGTCCCACCGGGATACCATTGCGCTTCTCTGCAAGCCGGAGCCGGAGCTCAACGCAGCCATTCCTTCTGCCAACCCAGCAAAAACGTTACAAGGAAGTGAG GTTGTTAATGTTTTAAGAACTTTGCTGGCCAATCTAGATGAAGttaagaaggagagagaaaaactgGAAAATGACCTGAAATCTGTAAATTTTGACATGACAAGCAAATTCCTGACTGCACTCGCGCAAGATGGTGTGATAAATGAGGAGGGTATCTCTGTGACTGAGTTGGACAGACTTTATGGAAGTTACACACAGAAAGTGCAGGAGTCCTTAAAAAAGCAGGAAGAACTTCTCAAAGATATTCAG aACACACATCAGGATTTCTCAAAGATGAAACAATCGAACAACGAATCTAATTTACGAGAAGAAGTTTTGAAGAACTTAGCTGTGGCAAATGACAACTTTGTGGAACTTCTGTCCAATTTAAAAGAAGGCACAAAG TTTTACAACGAGCTGACAGAAATCCTGCTGAAATTCCAGAACAAATGCAGTGATATTGTCTTTGCTCGCAAGACTGAAAGAGATGAACTGCTCAA AGATTTGCAGCAAAGCATTGCTAGGGAACCCAGTGCTCCCTCTATTCCTTTGCCTACATATCAGACCACCGCAGCTGGAGGAAGTAAGCCTGCTGCATCATCGACTCCTACTCCAGCACCCAGAACCATGGTG GGGACTAaaccacagccaccagcacgGCCACCACCACCAGTGATTTCTGCAGCAAGCAGTCCCTCTTCTGCATCAGTACCCTCTGGaacacctgcagctcctgctgctgttcctgctcctACTCCAGGAACTGGTGCACCTGCAGCAAGCACTGCACCTTCACAGGCACAGGGACCTCCTTACCCAACTTATCCAGGTTACCCAGG GTATTGCCAGATGCCAATGCCAATGGGGTATAATCCATACATGTATGGTCAATATAATCTGCCATATGCTCCCTCACCTGTGTATCCAAACCCTGGACAAGCACCATATCCACCACCTCAGCAACCTGGATACCCTTTTCCTCAACAGCCTTATTATCCTCAGCAATAA
- the PDCD6IP gene encoding programmed cell death 6-interacting protein isoform X3 — translation MTNFISVQLKKASEVDLAKPLCKFIQQSYPGGEAQAEHCRAAEELSKLRKSALGRPLDKHESALETLLRYYDQLCSIEPKFPFSENQVCVTFTWKDAFDKGSLFGGSAKLALASLGYEKTCVLFNCGALASQIAAEQNLDNDEGLKAAAKHYQFASGAFQHIKDTVLSALNREPTVDISPDTAGTLSLIMLAQAQEVFFLKATRDKMKDGIIAKLANQAADYYGDAYKQCQYKDTLPKYFYFQEVFPVLAAKHCIMQANAEYHQSILAKQQKKFGEEIGRLQHAADLMKTVASRYDEYINVKDLVDKINRALMAAKKDNDFIYHDRVPDLKDLESIGKASLVKSTPIVIPLSQKFTDLFEKMVPLQVQQSLSVYNQRKADLVNRSIAQMREATNLANGVLASLNLPAAIEDVSGDTVPQSILHKSKSVIEQGGVQTIDQLIKDLPELLQRNKEILDESLRLLDEEESTDNDLRTKFKERWQRTPSSELYQPLRTEGANYHNVLNKAVQADGQVKERYQSHRDTIALLCKPEPELNAAIPSANPAKTLQGSEVVNVLRTLLANLDEVKKEREKLENDLKSVNFDMTSKFLTALAQDGVINEEGISVTELDRLYGSYTQKVQESLKKQEELLKDIQNTHQDFSKMKQSNNESNLREEVLKNLAVANDNFVELLSNLKEGTKFYNELTEILLKFQNKCSDIVFARKTERDELLKDLQQSIAREPSAPSIPLPTYQTTAAGGSKPAASSTPTPAPRTMVGTKPQPPARPPPPVISAASSPSSASVPSGTPAAPAAVPAPTPGTGAPAASTAPSQAQGPPYPTYPGYPGYCQMPMPMGYNPYMYGQYNLPYAPSPVYPNPGQAPYPPPQQPGYPFPQQPYYPQQ, via the exons atatTATGATCAGCTGTGTTCAATTGAGCCAAAGTTTCCATTCTCTGAAAATCAG GTCTGTGTAACATTTACATGGAAAGATGCTTTTGACAAAGGGTCACTTTTTGGTGGGTCTGCCAAACTAG CTCTGGCCAGTTTGGGATATGAGAAGACCTGTGTATTGTTCAACTGTGGAGCACTGGCAAGCCAGATTGCAGCAGAACAGAATCTAGATAACGATGAAGGACTAAAAGCTGCAGCTAAACACTATCAG TTTGCAAGTGGTGCTTTCCAACACATCAAAGATACGGTTTTGTCAGCTTTGAATCGAGAACCTACAGTTGACATCTCACCAGACACTGCAGGAACTCTCAGTCTGATTATGTTGGCTCAAGCTCAAGAAGTCTTCTTTTTGAAAGCTACAAGAG aTAAAATGAAAGATGGTATCATAGCTAAACTAGCTAATCAAGCTGCAGATTACTATGGTGATGCTTACAAACAATGTCAGTATAAAGATACTTTGCCCAAG tatttttatttccaggagGTGTTTCCTGTTCTGGCTGCAAAACACTGCATAATGCAGGCCAATGCAGAGTATCATCAGTCTATTCTGgcaaaacagcagaagaaatttggggaagaaattgggAGGTTACAG cATGCAGCAGATTTGATGAAAACTGTAGCATCTCGTTATGATGAGTATATAAACGTTAAAGATCTGGTTGACAAAATCAACCGTGCGCTTATGGCTGCCAAAAAAGACAATGACTTCATTTACCATGATCGGGTTCCTGACCTGAAAGATCTAGAGTCCATTGGAAAAGCCAGTCTTGTCAAGTCTACTCCAATTGTGATTCCCCTCAGTCAGAAATTCACTG ACCTGTTTGAGAAGATGGTTCCATTGCAAGTTCAGCAGTCTCTCAGTGTTTATAACCAGAGAAAGGCAGATCTAGTAAACAGATCAATAGCCCAGATGAGAGAAGCCACAAATCTGGCAAATGG TGTCTTGGCTTCCCTCAATCTTCCTGCTGCTATTGAAGACGTGTCTGGTGATACTGTTCCTCAGTCTATTTTGCACAAGTCGAAGTCTGTGATTGAACAGGGAGGAGTTCAGACTATTGATCAGTTGATCAAAGATCTGCCTGAACTGCTACAAAGGAACAAAGAAATTCTAGATGAA TCACTAAGATTATTAGATGAAGAGGAAAGTACAGACAATGACCTGCGAACAAAATTCAAGGAGCGCTGGCAGCGAACGCCGTCCAGTGAACTCTACCAGCCTTTAAGGACGG AGGGAGCCAATTACCACAATGTGTTGAATAAAGCTGTGCAGGCCGATGGGCAGGTGAAGGAGCGCTATCAGTCCCACCGGGATACCATTGCGCTTCTCTGCAAGCCGGAGCCGGAGCTCAACGCAGCCATTCCTTCTGCCAACCCAGCAAAAACGTTACAAGGAAGTGAG GTTGTTAATGTTTTAAGAACTTTGCTGGCCAATCTAGATGAAGttaagaaggagagagaaaaactgGAAAATGACCTGAAATCTGTAAATTTTGACATGACAAGCAAATTCCTGACTGCACTCGCGCAAGATGGTGTGATAAATGAGGAGGGTATCTCTGTGACTGAGTTGGACAGACTTTATGGAAGTTACACACAGAAAGTGCAGGAGTCCTTAAAAAAGCAGGAAGAACTTCTCAAAGATATTCAG aACACACATCAGGATTTCTCAAAGATGAAACAATCGAACAACGAATCTAATTTACGAGAAGAAGTTTTGAAGAACTTAGCTGTGGCAAATGACAACTTTGTGGAACTTCTGTCCAATTTAAAAGAAGGCACAAAG TTTTACAACGAGCTGACAGAAATCCTGCTGAAATTCCAGAACAAATGCAGTGATATTGTCTTTGCTCGCAAGACTGAAAGAGATGAACTGCTCAA AGATTTGCAGCAAAGCATTGCTAGGGAACCCAGTGCTCCCTCTATTCCTTTGCCTACATATCAGACCACCGCAGCTGGAGGAAGTAAGCCTGCTGCATCATCGACTCCTACTCCAGCACCCAGAACCATGGTG GGGACTAaaccacagccaccagcacgGCCACCACCACCAGTGATTTCTGCAGCAAGCAGTCCCTCTTCTGCATCAGTACCCTCTGGaacacctgcagctcctgctgctgttcctgctcctACTCCAGGAACTGGTGCACCTGCAGCAAGCACTGCACCTTCACAGGCACAGGGACCTCCTTACCCAACTTATCCAGGTTACCCAGG GTATTGCCAGATGCCAATGCCAATGGGGTATAATCCATACATGTATGGTCAATATAATCTGCCATATGCTCCCTCACCTGTGTATCCAAACCCTGGACAAGCACCATATCCACCACCTCAGCAACCTGGATACCCTTTTCCTCAACAGCCTTATTATCCTCAGCAATAA
- the PDCD6IP gene encoding programmed cell death 6-interacting protein isoform X2, whose product MTNFISVQLKKASEVDLAKPLCKFIQQSYPGGEAQAEHCRAAEELSKLRKSALGRPLDKHESALETLLRYYDQLCSIEPKFPFSENQVCVTFTWKDAFDKGSLFGGSAKLALASLGYEKTCVLFNCGALASQIAAEQNLDNDEGLKAAAKHYQFASGAFQHIKDTVLSALNREPTVDISPDTAGTLSLIMLAQAQEVFFLKATRDKMKDGIIAKLANQAADYYGDAYKQCQYKDTLPKEVFPVLAAKHCIMQANAEYHQSILAKQQKKFGEEIGRLQHAADLMKTVASRYDEYINVKDLVDKINRALMAAKKDNDFIYHDRVPDLKDLESIGKASLVKSTPIVIPLSQKFTDLFEKMVPLQVQQSLSVYNQRKADLVNRSIAQMREATNLANGVLASLNLPAAIEDVSGDTVPQSILHKSKSVIEQGGVQTIDQLIKDLPELLQRNKEILDESLRLLDEEESTDNDLRTKFKERWQRTPSSELYQPLRTEGANYHNVLNKAVQADGQVKERYQSHRDTIALLCKPEPELNAAIPSANPAKTLQGSEVVNVLRTLLANLDEVKKEREKLENDLKSVNFDMTSKFLTALAQDGVINEEGISVTELDRLYGSYTQKVQESLKKQEELLKDIQNTHQDFSKMKQSNNESNLREEVLKNLAVANDNFVELLSNLKEGTKFYNELTEILLKFQNKCSDIVFARKTERDELLKDLQQSIAREPSAPSIPLPTYQTTAAGGSKPAASSTPTPAPRTMGTKPQPPARPPPPVISAASSPSSASVPSGTPAAPAAVPAPTPGTGAPAASTAPSQAQGPPYPTYPGYPGYCQMPMPMGYNPYMYGQYNLPYAPSPVYPNPGQAPYPPPQQPGYPFPQQPYYPQQ is encoded by the exons atatTATGATCAGCTGTGTTCAATTGAGCCAAAGTTTCCATTCTCTGAAAATCAG GTCTGTGTAACATTTACATGGAAAGATGCTTTTGACAAAGGGTCACTTTTTGGTGGGTCTGCCAAACTAG CTCTGGCCAGTTTGGGATATGAGAAGACCTGTGTATTGTTCAACTGTGGAGCACTGGCAAGCCAGATTGCAGCAGAACAGAATCTAGATAACGATGAAGGACTAAAAGCTGCAGCTAAACACTATCAG TTTGCAAGTGGTGCTTTCCAACACATCAAAGATACGGTTTTGTCAGCTTTGAATCGAGAACCTACAGTTGACATCTCACCAGACACTGCAGGAACTCTCAGTCTGATTATGTTGGCTCAAGCTCAAGAAGTCTTCTTTTTGAAAGCTACAAGAG aTAAAATGAAAGATGGTATCATAGCTAAACTAGCTAATCAAGCTGCAGATTACTATGGTGATGCTTACAAACAATGTCAGTATAAAGATACTTTGCCCAAG gagGTGTTTCCTGTTCTGGCTGCAAAACACTGCATAATGCAGGCCAATGCAGAGTATCATCAGTCTATTCTGgcaaaacagcagaagaaatttggggaagaaattgggAGGTTACAG cATGCAGCAGATTTGATGAAAACTGTAGCATCTCGTTATGATGAGTATATAAACGTTAAAGATCTGGTTGACAAAATCAACCGTGCGCTTATGGCTGCCAAAAAAGACAATGACTTCATTTACCATGATCGGGTTCCTGACCTGAAAGATCTAGAGTCCATTGGAAAAGCCAGTCTTGTCAAGTCTACTCCAATTGTGATTCCCCTCAGTCAGAAATTCACTG ACCTGTTTGAGAAGATGGTTCCATTGCAAGTTCAGCAGTCTCTCAGTGTTTATAACCAGAGAAAGGCAGATCTAGTAAACAGATCAATAGCCCAGATGAGAGAAGCCACAAATCTGGCAAATGG TGTCTTGGCTTCCCTCAATCTTCCTGCTGCTATTGAAGACGTGTCTGGTGATACTGTTCCTCAGTCTATTTTGCACAAGTCGAAGTCTGTGATTGAACAGGGAGGAGTTCAGACTATTGATCAGTTGATCAAAGATCTGCCTGAACTGCTACAAAGGAACAAAGAAATTCTAGATGAA TCACTAAGATTATTAGATGAAGAGGAAAGTACAGACAATGACCTGCGAACAAAATTCAAGGAGCGCTGGCAGCGAACGCCGTCCAGTGAACTCTACCAGCCTTTAAGGACGG AGGGAGCCAATTACCACAATGTGTTGAATAAAGCTGTGCAGGCCGATGGGCAGGTGAAGGAGCGCTATCAGTCCCACCGGGATACCATTGCGCTTCTCTGCAAGCCGGAGCCGGAGCTCAACGCAGCCATTCCTTCTGCCAACCCAGCAAAAACGTTACAAGGAAGTGAG GTTGTTAATGTTTTAAGAACTTTGCTGGCCAATCTAGATGAAGttaagaaggagagagaaaaactgGAAAATGACCTGAAATCTGTAAATTTTGACATGACAAGCAAATTCCTGACTGCACTCGCGCAAGATGGTGTGATAAATGAGGAGGGTATCTCTGTGACTGAGTTGGACAGACTTTATGGAAGTTACACACAGAAAGTGCAGGAGTCCTTAAAAAAGCAGGAAGAACTTCTCAAAGATATTCAG aACACACATCAGGATTTCTCAAAGATGAAACAATCGAACAACGAATCTAATTTACGAGAAGAAGTTTTGAAGAACTTAGCTGTGGCAAATGACAACTTTGTGGAACTTCTGTCCAATTTAAAAGAAGGCACAAAG TTTTACAACGAGCTGACAGAAATCCTGCTGAAATTCCAGAACAAATGCAGTGATATTGTCTTTGCTCGCAAGACTGAAAGAGATGAACTGCTCAA AGATTTGCAGCAAAGCATTGCTAGGGAACCCAGTGCTCCCTCTATTCCTTTGCCTACATATCAGACCACCGCAGCTGGAGGAAGTAAGCCTGCTGCATCATCGACTCCTACTCCAGCACCCAGAACCATG GGGACTAaaccacagccaccagcacgGCCACCACCACCAGTGATTTCTGCAGCAAGCAGTCCCTCTTCTGCATCAGTACCCTCTGGaacacctgcagctcctgctgctgttcctgctcctACTCCAGGAACTGGTGCACCTGCAGCAAGCACTGCACCTTCACAGGCACAGGGACCTCCTTACCCAACTTATCCAGGTTACCCAGG GTATTGCCAGATGCCAATGCCAATGGGGTATAATCCATACATGTATGGTCAATATAATCTGCCATATGCTCCCTCACCTGTGTATCCAAACCCTGGACAAGCACCATATCCACCACCTCAGCAACCTGGATACCCTTTTCCTCAACAGCCTTATTATCCTCAGCAATAA